The Rhopalosiphum maidis isolate BTI-1 chromosome 1, ASM367621v3, whole genome shotgun sequence genome has a segment encoding these proteins:
- the LOC113559175 gene encoding uncharacterized protein LOC113559175 — protein MSNCEDCFICNTIVQIDLYNDISKLLEKVEQFDKIDSKCNSNQYKKINKFECLVCFFKTHEFNNWKCHIMSLSHMTNCHKIENLYSYVCQYRKCKLLLYGPQKTLIKHNMDTHSFNGDVSSISILMAEVMKRYLAANLKPLYFCSHCRKFTETPIHTDVELSNKTLKIPIEYYCRFCRVTFLSNHDMIDYHFLSVEHMTIKCFDELCSKTKINSKQKTLLELLKDTKNSYKMKKKENTEIKSFSIYNIQTIIPNIMQNIPVSQEYYDIKSEYTQNVELNKSQKNLSIDETTFLGNGQTVKKPLLNNNFLEKLNDDVQKTCDKSNENMKLSNHSKHRPQYRNYFKHKINLLKKLRQHEDLIMKTLSYYCDVCDFITVEKYVWDKHNQSEHSVDTSITYCSTCSMFVGENYQEHNHTLEHSISLNLLQLLQPGEVLKDKTSLIKLVESGSSVITSINLEQKEKIELNSFEESKDNSKNNDCSLLKESSINKDNPMIMEDGILLFDKSESIYEQEQDEANISNATKLIHKKIATSNNQLNTLITIPCQENVLEKEMPEKIDLVNVLTDDLNFEYKKNGKLDEDQLYGEYVIQRLKNIKDITIKQHVKLEIDNIFYTKMKQMSL, from the exons ATGTCTAATTGTGAAGATTGTTTTATATGTAACACAATTGTTCAAATAgatttatacaatgatattagtaaattattggaAAAAGTTGAGCAGTTTGATAAGATAGActcaaaatgtaattcaaatcagtataaaaaaataaataaatttgagtgtcttgtgtgtttttttaaaacacacgaatttaataattggaaaTGTCATATTATGTCATTATCTCATATGACAAATTgtcacaaaattgaaaatctgtATTCATACGTttgtcaatatagaaaatgtaaactattattgtatGGACCCCAAAAgactttaattaaacataatatggacACACATTCATTTAATGGTGATGTTTctagtatttcaattttaatggcCGAAGTAATGAAACGATATCTTGCAGCCAATCTAAAACCTTTATACTTCTGTTCTCATTGTAGAAAATTTACAGAAACACCAATTCATACTGATGTTGAATTATcgaacaaaacattaaaaattcctattgaatattattgcaGGTTTTGTAgggttacatttttatctaacCATGACATGAttgattatcattttttaagtgtAGAGCATATGACAATCAAGTGCTTTGATGAATTATGCTCAAAAACTAAGATAAACTCAAAACAAAAGACATTATTGGAACTATTAAAAGatacaaaaaatagttataaaatgaagaaaaaggaaaatacagaaataaaaagttttagtatatataacatacaaacCATAATACCAAATATAATGCAAAATATTCCAGTATCTcaagaatattatgatatcaaaAGTGAATACACACAAAAtgtagaattaaataaaa GTCAAAAAAATCTTAGTATTGATGAAACAACATTCTTGGGCAATGGACAAACAGTtaag AAGCCTcttctaaacaataatttccttgaaaaattgaatgatGATGTACAAAAAACCTGTGACAAAtctaatgaaaatatgaaGTTATCAAATCACAGTAAACACCGACCACAATAcagaaattatttcaaacataaaattaatttattgaaaaaattgagaCAACATGAAGATCTTATCATGAAAACTTTGTCATACTATTGTGATGTATGTGATTTTATAACTGTAGAAAAGTATGTCTGGGATAAACACAATCAATCAGAGCATTCTGTAGATACATCAATAACTTACTGTTCTACGTGCTCTATGTTTGTTGGTGAAAATTACCAGGAACACAACCATACATTAGAACACAGTATTTCTTTGAACTTGTTGCAATTATTACAACCAGGAGAAGTATTAAAGGATAAAacttcattaataaaattggttGAAAGTGGTTCATCAGTTATAACTTCTATAAACCTagaacaaaaagaaaaaattgagTTAAACAGTTTTGAag aaTCTAAAGATAATAGCAAAAACAATGATTGTTCTTTATTGAAAGAATCGAGTATAAATAAGGATAATCCAATGATTATGGAGGAtggtatattgttatttgataaatcTGAGAGTATATATGAACAAGAACAGGATGAGGCAAATATctcaaat gcaACAAAActgattcataaaaaaatcgcAACATCAAATAATCAGTTAAACACATTGATAACTATTCCGTGTCAAGAAAATGTACTCGAGAAGGAGATGCCTGAAAAAATTGATCTTGTAAACGTGTTGACTGATGatttg aattttgaatacaaaaaaaatggtaaactTGATGAAGATCAGCTATATGGAGAGTATGTTATACAAAggcttaaaaacattaaagatataactattaaacaaCATGTCAAACTCgagatagataatatattttatactaaaatgaaacaaatgtcactttag
- the LOC113561117 gene encoding endocuticle structural glycoprotein ABD-4-like, translating to MFHTAAFVVLASACAVFGAPQGAYYAPTTANTTPIPIIAQTQELNLDGSYQYSYQTGNGISAGESGYLKNPGTEAEGQVAQGYYLYTGPDGVVYQVEYYSDAENGFVAKGAHLPTPPPLPEALVRANELAYKNAAADAGQYDERGFPINGAKRY from the exons ATGTTCCACACC GCTGCATTTGTCGTTTTGGCTTCGGCCTGCGCTGTCTTCGGCGCCCCACAAGGTGCTTACTACGCCCCGACCACCGCCAACACAACCCCCATCCCGATCATTGCCCAGACACAAGAACTCAACCTCGACGGATCTTACCAATACAG CTACCAGACCGGAAACGGAATCTCAGCCGGCGAATCCGGATACTTGAAGAACCCAGGCACCGAAGCCGAGGGACAAGTTGCCCAAGGATACTACTTGTACACCGGCCCAGACGGCGTTGTCTACCAAGTAGAATACTACTCCGACGCTGAAAACGGTTTCGTCGCCAAGGGAGCACATTTGCCCACACCACCACCACTCCCAGAAGCGTTGGTCCGTGCCAACGAATTGGCCTACAAGAACGCCGCCGCCGATGCCGGTCAATACGACGAGAGGGGTTTCCCAATCAACGGAGCCAAACGGTACtag